A DNA window from Streptomyces caniferus contains the following coding sequences:
- a CDS encoding histidine phosphatase family protein — protein sequence MARPRRIVLIRHGESAGNVDDTVYEREPDHALSLTETGLRQAKEAGGPLREMFGEERVSAYVSPYRRTHQTFRELGLDPARVRVREEPRLREQDWGNWQDRDDVRRQKAYRDAYGHFFYRFAQGESGADVYDRVGAFLESLWRSFEDPDHPPNVLIVTHGLTMRLFCMRWFHWTVADFESLSNPDNAERRILLLGPDGRYSLDRPFERWCVPESYGVTG from the coding sequence ATGGCTCGGCCCCGACGCATCGTCCTCATCCGCCATGGAGAGTCGGCGGGGAATGTCGATGACACCGTGTACGAGCGGGAGCCCGATCATGCGCTCTCCCTCACCGAGACCGGGCTGCGGCAGGCGAAGGAAGCCGGCGGTCCGCTGCGCGAGATGTTCGGCGAGGAACGGGTCTCCGCCTATGTCTCGCCCTACCGCCGAACCCACCAGACCTTCCGCGAACTCGGCCTCGATCCCGCCAGGGTCCGGGTGCGCGAGGAGCCCCGGCTGCGCGAGCAGGACTGGGGGAACTGGCAGGACCGCGACGACGTGCGACGGCAGAAGGCCTACCGGGACGCCTACGGTCACTTCTTCTACCGCTTCGCCCAGGGCGAGTCCGGGGCCGATGTCTACGACCGGGTCGGGGCGTTCCTGGAGAGCCTGTGGCGCAGCTTCGAGGACCCGGACCACCCGCCGAACGTCCTCATCGTCACGCACGGTCTCACCATGAGACTGTTCTGCATGCGGTGGTTCCACTGGACGGTGGCCGACTTCGAGTCGCTGTCCAACCCCGACAACGCGGAGCGGCGCATCCTGCTGCTCGGTCCGGACGGCCGCTACAGCCTGGACCGGCCCTTCGAGCGCTGGTGTGTACCCGAGTCTTATGGCGTCACCGGTTAG
- a CDS encoding TetR/AcrR family transcriptional regulator, which produces MSDETVHENGRGTGETTPTPGTRRPGGRTARTRAAVRDAVLAGLTEHGYPGLTVEYVAAHSGVHKTTLYRRWKDVEGLLADALDLAGEDSWTPPDTGSLEGDLRALAREVVVSFTDPAVAASGSAMIAAAFHSERAAVALRDYYAERFARCEVLVERAVERGELPATPGSAPDTPEAGPPHSASGTTAAGAIDAGALARAVSAPLFFRLFITREPVDDALADQAAAAALAAARAGAFTTGSTAGTSPGAAS; this is translated from the coding sequence TTGTCTGACGAGACGGTGCACGAGAACGGGCGCGGGACCGGTGAGACCACGCCCACCCCCGGCACCCGGCGTCCGGGCGGCCGTACCGCCCGTACCCGTGCCGCCGTCCGCGACGCCGTACTGGCCGGGCTCACCGAGCACGGTTATCCGGGCTTGACCGTCGAATACGTCGCGGCCCACTCCGGGGTGCACAAGACGACGCTGTATCGCCGCTGGAAGGACGTGGAGGGCCTGCTGGCGGACGCCCTCGACCTCGCGGGCGAGGACAGCTGGACCCCACCCGACACCGGGTCCCTGGAAGGTGATCTGCGCGCTCTGGCCCGCGAGGTCGTCGTGTCCTTCACCGACCCCGCGGTAGCCGCGTCGGGCTCCGCGATGATCGCCGCCGCCTTCCACTCGGAGCGGGCGGCCGTGGCGCTGCGTGACTACTACGCCGAGCGGTTCGCGCGCTGCGAGGTACTCGTCGAGCGGGCCGTCGAGCGCGGGGAATTGCCGGCGACGCCGGGCTCCGCGCCCGATACCCCGGAAGCCGGCCCGCCACATTCCGCTTCCGGCACCACCGCAGCCGGTGCCATCGACGCCGGCGCACTCGCCCGCGCCGTCTCCGCGCCGCTCTTTTTCCGCCTGTTCATCACCCGGGAGCCGGTGGACGACGCCCTCGCGGACCAGGCCGCGGCGGCCGCACTGGCCGCGGCCCGCGCCGGGGCGTTCACCACCGGGAGTACGGCCGGCACCTCCCCCGGCGCCGCCTCCTGA